Part of the Ficedula albicollis isolate OC2 chromosome 18, FicAlb1.5, whole genome shotgun sequence genome, CAGTCTTTCTACTTAAAAAGTTACCAGTGAGATGTCTGGGTACCCTTCTGCAACAATTGTGGAAGCAGTCAGGCAGTATTAGGCtactttttatttcccaaagCAAAGGCAGCACTATCTCACAGCTGGTGCTGGCAGATAAATTTCCAACCTTTCCTCAGCAAGACAACAACTTCCTCTGCCTTTGGGAACAGGCAAACTTCTCCCCAAACATCAGGAGCTGAAGGCCTGTGATGAACTGCTGCTGTTCAGAAGGGTTACAGAAGCCAAGGGGAAGACTGAAGTCACTCAAAAGCAGCACTCCTCCCTTCACCCTTGAGATGGTGCAGTTGATGGAagctgtgtcctgtcactccacaGAGCTTTGCCATAACTATTGCTCCCACTGACCTCCTGCAAGTAGTTTGTGTCTGAAGTTAACAGGAACACGTTACACTTGTAGATCCCTGATGTCCTCCACCCTAAAAGCAATCTATTTCCCAAAGCAGATTTCCTCATTTGTATCCAATTCTGTTCATCCCTAATGTAAataatactttaatttttacataaaaacTTGAAAGATACAAATAGCTAATCCAGTTGTagttaattttaaacaaaagcagcaaagttAACATCCTGAGATCCACCAGAAGCTGAACTGCCATTCTGCAGCACATTTATTGTCTTTTACATGTAAATGCGAATTAAGTCttgttctattttaaaacttaaagaCTATATATTTCGCTTCCTTCCCAAAGAGTGTATAATGCAAGTATCCAGATCAGGTACCTTTATTTTGCTAAGTTTCATTTGGATCTTCTTTGACACTAGATCAGACCAATACTTCTCtcctaaaaaatcccaaaatattctTCCAAGCAGAGCGTTCACCCAGGCCTCTTGTTcttcttcttcagcttcttcGTTGGCATCTGGCAACTGAAAACATAAAGCAGGTTATTCAGCTCTATAAATACCATAAAATAAGGACAGAAAATGCCTGATTGATATGGGAAGTTCAGTGTTAAGAGTCCAGGTCAGCTCAGAACACCAAAtgctcagcacagggagcactTTACAAACACATCAGCTGGGCTGCCACGAGCCTGTCATCATCCTGACATGCAGCAGAGGGAATGAGACCACACAGATATAGATTGACCTCTGGCAATGAAATGAGAAAGTTGTATGTAATTTAACCtctggcagaaaaagcagataaaCCCAGAGTGGGCAGATTTATAAATACGTTTGCTGGAAGAGACACTCTCTGGCCAGTCAGATCTGGCAGAACAGGTACTCTactcttcctttgttttatcAAAAAATTGGAAAGCAAGACCCAACCTTACATCCTTAAATCCAGTTCAGAAACACCACAAATAGATGATAAACAGTATGGGGAATCACACTCCTCCTTCCAGTGTCTGCATATAGGATTCAGGAAACGATATTGTTCCCTCTGCTGCATTAAAGGTTTTGTTTACAGTGCAAGAGAATTCTGTCTTGGTTTCCTTGAGAACCATTTTGAAACACCTGGAAATACTGCACATTCAGATGCTGCATCACTGActacacacacaaaagcaaaggcagctgaaataattttgggtGTGTACACACACTACCATGAAAAAACAGGAAGTTTCCATGAAGGAAACACAACATATTAAGTGCCTGCAATGACAGAAGAATTCACCACCCTACATTATTTCAGGCAGAACTCCTGAAGCTAGCAGAAAGGCTGTGCTTTCTAAGACCGGCAGGTAGATGCTGCAGTTCTGGACATCATCTCTTGGCAGCTACTGCTTTcaagggctgcagcctggctctgccaggacagCTGGGTGAGGAGCCTCTGCTGTGACGCAGctcccctgccagcactgctcatcTATTTATAGAATGACTTCTGACACGTGCCAGATTCAGCAGCAAATCAATCCCAGCTTCAGGAGTGGTTAGGGGCTAGAATATATTTTCCTGGTGGAACACAAGATGTGTTTATTCATACATTATACCATGGCCTCCTATTCCCTTTTCTGGGTATTGTATGACAGTCTGGAAACAAAGATGCCTGATATGAACTACAGCTTTTAAACAAACAGTGGCCATGCTTAACATTAAAGACGTGTTTATTATTAGTGTTGTACTTAGTACTGAGGTTCTGTTTACTGAGGGTGGCTCAGATGCAGCCCAGAAGGCCAAAGAATTAATAAGAGCTACAAGTGCTGTTCAGTATTCCTTTGAAGTGTAAGTATTACCTTTTTCACAGCTGTAGGGCTGCTGTCTGCACTGAGGACTGGACTACctgaacagcttttcttttcttgtggaACACACTTTGCCATATAAATATTGTAGTCCAGAAGCATTTTCTGCCTCATGTTGCCAGCCAGGTCCTTATGCTTTGGCTGGGATGTGatttcttctgcatttcccttgctgctgctccGGCTGTGTGTGAGAACTCCAGACTGATTATCAGCTCTactgtgtgctggcagcaccccTAAATTCAAAGGAATAATACCTGTTCAACAGAGAATAAATCTGACAAATACCACAGTGTACCATCAAACTTCAAAGGAACAAATGTATTCCACAgatatttttcccaaaaaaagaCCAGCGTGGtgctttcttattttaaaggCTAAAAGTAAATTCTACTGCTGTGTGTTTAGGTGGTCCTAAACCCAAATTAGCCAGTATTTGCTATGATTCAGCACTCAGCAGGGTGTGGGACTGGAGGAGTCAGCTGATCAATAGCATATTTAAATATGGACACTCACATATGTATAACACATGGCAGAATTCCcaacagccctgctgggaatgCCTAAAATAAATGTCAGGTGATTGAAATGCACCTATGactaaagtatttttttcctaatctaaTTATAGGCTGTTACAATTAGAAGGAGTAGCAAAAGTATGTAACTATTAGAATTTTAATTGGCTATTAATTCTGCATTTGCATTTCAAGAAGTTACGTGCCAGAAATAAGAATGttaactaatttttaaaaagcttctcAGAGAATAAAGACAGAGAAGCATGAGTCATTCAGGTTTAAAATTGTATCAGAGGATGGGTTTAAATTAATATTACAAACAGTTGATCAATACTATTGACTAATGTTTGTTGGttcagatatatatatgtattcatACATATATTAGTGCAGgaacttttatttaaacagagaaatgtgttttcttgtgACACTAACTCATGAGAAAGCTCTATCCTTCCCAGGAGACTAGAGTGGAAGGAAgcatggaggaggaaaaaatggtaATGAGAGAGCTGAGTCTAATACTGCAAATGCTGACATCAGTTCcaacatacagaaaaagaagagactAAATAATTAATCCCTACAAATACGACAGGAGTTATTACAGTCACTGAAAAACAGTGTATTCAAATAAAATAGTCTAGAAACAGTAATAATATTTGAAAGCATAGagccaagaaggaaaaaagtgaggGGTAAGGTAGCAATAAGAGGCCAAGGTAAGCAGAAAAGTATCTTTggtattatattattttttgcTTGTAAACATCACTGTGGCACCACCAAAATGTAActtgcttgtttcttttaacAAACTTCTACAAGAATACAAAATCTGAGTACCTGGCTTGCTCCCACACAAACTGGGTAGCTTCTTTGCTTCAGACTTGAGCTTTGATGCAAGAAGGAACCTTCTGAACCACTCCTCCTTCTCCCTACCCGTCCTTCCAAAGAGATAGAGAACCTGATCCTTTTGGCAAGTGTACTTCACTCCATCCTGAGGTTTCTTGGACTCCTCACTGTTTGAGTCCACTTTTTCAGCAGGTAACTTTTCCTCTGCAGTCTCCTTCTCAGCCTGGGCCTTGGCCATGAAGTCATCCTGTTTGGCGAGTTCAATGCAAATTGGgtattttttattccaaattcgCTTCCGTGCCAGGCTCTTGGGAACCAGGGAAATCTGAAGGATATATAAAAGGGTCAAATGAATTGATTTTTCACTTGTATCCCCTATGTTTCTATACTTAAAGAATACAGGAATGCAAGAGAGACAGCCCACACTGGATCTGCCAGCTTAACTGACTCGAAATTGCTGGTGGATGTCCAACCCACTGCTATCATTAAGTCTTTGGTGAGCCAAccttggaattaaaaaaatggaCATTTAAGCAGATTATACCATGTGGATTAGAAACTCTGtttccatttaaatgaaaatccATTCTCATGaatttgcagaaaaaattgaaaaaccaagaattttatttctggaacCATGGGGAgataaataagataaaataatcAGAGTCCAAACTGAGTTTTGAACATAACTTTTCATGCCCTTGTGAAATTGAGTGTTTGAATTTGGTGACAGCCACATCAAATACATAAGAGTCAAGCCATAAAACTAATTTGCAGATAATTATATCCTAAACTCAGTATATTTATATCGAATTAAGACAGTGCTAGTAATAAAAagagtagtttaaaaaaaaagagttaaagaTTCTTATGTGGGGTCTAAACTCAAGAGTGTTCTCCAAAAACTGTGGGCAAGTACCTTGAAGAATaggcataatttttttattacagtcACGGCACTTAGCACTTCTGTAatcagctggggctgggtgggggGGAAGTACTGGAAATTTTTCTAAGATACATGAGGAACCACCATCAGTCAAGTGTTCCTGCAGCACATGACATCTTGGCTTGTCTTCATGGTGGGAAAACAAATCTACAAAAGGCAGGAATCTACGTTTTTGCTTTATCCTTTTCACTACTTTTAATGGTAGGCAGAGCTGACAGCATGCTCCTTTCCCACAGAGActcagagaaaaggagggagcTTTTCCTCACTGTTGCCTTGATCACTCTCTCCCTCTCACTTCCAGTCAAGTGAAGTGTGGTTTCCTCCTACATCTGTACTGCCAAGGCCATCAGATGATGcagcacattaaaaaatccATACTCTTAATAATTAGGTATTgatgtattatttaaaaaaatgccaatGGAATCAACTTCACGTGGCAACTCTTGACATATTTGAGGGAGGCAAACAACACATAGGAAAACTGCCCTGGCATTATTGTTGATATTGTTGATTGCACTCTTCCAACTGCAAAAATCCCCATCTCCTTCCCTGGACTGGGGGTACCTGGAGCAGGTCACATTCCAGACACCCCTCACTCTCCCCCCCGCCTTCCACATTCACATATGATGTTCATTCCCTCTTTGAATGAAAGGCAGATGTTGTCTCAGCTACCTTGGGGTGATGCCTCAAAGATGAGGCACTTTGGTATAACCTTCAGAACAGCCCTGTAGTCATCTCATGCATTGGGAACGAGTCTCAGAGCTCCCATGAGTTAACTCTGCTCTCAACTGCCAGAGGAAAATCATGCCTTTCCCTTATTGTGTAAGTATGTACTTTCTTCCAAATCCTGCCCAATCTTCCTCCGCAGCACAATCTTTTGCAAGTTAGTCACGACAACAGTCTTGTTTAAATAATGACAGAACATGAAAAtagaggaatgaaaaaaaattcagagttaAAAAGAATTTGCAAAGTATTCTTTGTTAAAATCAGATGTAAGAAAGATACTCACCTTGCTATCTGTTAGTTCATAAATTTTTTGACTGACATATGTGACTTCAGGCTTTGGCTCATTGTACACAGCTcttctagaaatatttttattgggTTTTGAAAGCCGTAGGGTACTGCCTTCGAGTCGCACATAGACAGAGTGAGTCAACGTAGCATGGTATGTTTCTGGATCATAATTATAAATTTCATTCATCCATCCCTAGAGAAGAAGACACTGTTAACAGGCTTTTAAGTTGCTGGAAAACCAAGTACAGCACGTACCTAAAAACTTTAAATTATCATCCAAGCTTTTGCCAAAGTCATTTCTCTTAGTGCACAAACAGAACGAGGCAATAAATGCCCTAAAAGAGATAGCACCAAACCAACAGAGCATGAGCTATGGATGAGATCTCAGCACACAGTGTGTTTTTTCTGACTCAGTCACTTTGTATATGTAGCACAAGGTGGTCTCACCTCATCCCCAGGAGCCAGGGTTGGATCTGCAGATGCACAATGCCAAAAGagccacagggcaggagggctgagcagcacagcagctcctccgCTCCCAGCAAGTTCGGACACTTTAATcacccagagcccaggcagagcaAACAGCCTGTCTGCTCACAGAACAGCACTGACATTGTCATCACCACAATTAGGGACTCAGTGGAAGACCACAATGGAGTTTGCTTTCACGCACCATCACCATTTGAGATCATTTAACACGTTTTGTAACTGCCCAGCTACAACACAGGAGTCATACATGTGGattaaattcaattaatttctgtgctgtaaaagaaacacaaaagaaaacagccaGTCCTGCTGTAACAAGCCTCTAAGTGCTGACTCTGACCATGGGGGTGATGCTTTGCCTCCAATACCTGGTTACAGAAATAGAGATGATAAATGGGGTAGATGGTAGGCAGAATACTCATTCAAGGAgaagttttccttctcttaaCCTGCCATACAACATTCTTTGATCATTGTTTTTATCTGCACATCAGAACCTTAAATTCAGCATACTCAATATTCATCAATGTCAACAGAAAGTGAAGGGAAGCAGGAAGTCAAATGGAACCTTTACAAACGTCTGTGTGATTACACTGGGGGGAAGTGGGGAGAGCTGAATGAGCACCCCAGtatttctcaaaacaaaaagttGTAACTACCTTAtgcaaaacaccccaaaaattaCTGCAAGATTTCaactttttaaagaagtttccacccacacacagaaatgcaaaatttacttttatgctaattttcttcagtttcagtACCATATAATTTCCCATAGTAGACAGCACACACTTTCTTAGGTGCCATAGTAACAGTGGTATCTGTTCTGCTTACTCCAACATCTAGCTCTTTTTTTACTACAAAGCCTGAAAAAACTAGATAAATTAGCATTTCTTTTATGTTCAGGAAAGATTAAGCCATTCATCTTTGCTCAGCTCCAAAGCAGATTATGTTTTATATTAATAGAAATGCCTATACCAGGGCATACTTTTTGAAGAAGCTTTATGGTTATACACGACTCTCATACAGGAAATACAATGCACGAGGAAGAGTTTTCTATAAGCCATCAAAttctgcacagcagggctgatgTAAGTTTGAGgcacatcccatctccttcctAGAAATTACTTAGCCAAGACATCTTTGAGCAGACAGCAATTAATTTTCAGCCAGGAACTCCAGCTGGACTTACTGAAGCACAAGAACATCACGTGAGCTGCCCAAAGCCACCGTGTGCAGGAACTGGAATATCCATATGGCCCACAGATCTCTGGAGCAACTCCCACCTGTCCCTGATCACATCTCCAAGCTATTTCTAGCTCAGACAAAGTCTGGAGCCTGCAGCCAGGCAAACATACAGATGGGAATTTGCTGCCTCACAAGTTTCTTGCCTTCTCCTGGAAGGCCGTTCAGCCAACACTGCACCAGCTGGCACAGAGTGAAAGGGATGCTTGGAGAGTGGGTCATTATAGGAAGGCTCAGTCACATGAGCCCTTTCTCTAAGTCTAATAAGCTTTCTATTTTCAGTAGAAACGTTGGAAACTTATGGGTACATGTGGTACCTAGGAAGGAAGGTCAGACTGCACCTGACATTCCTTTAACAGCCTGCTTGAGATGGAACTGTGATGAAAACAAGAAGTGATTTACTCATCGAAATCTTGACTTCCCTGTGCCAAAGTAAGAAGCAAAAAtccctcctctgcttttctgatCCCTACCATGTGCCCAGGCTTTCCAGTTCAAACAAATGGATTAGCTGTACAATCTGCCAAACACACAATTCTCACACCCTGCAGTGCCTCCCCTGCTCACCCACAACCCAACAGAAgtgcaaacacagcacaaacaccACGTTATCAGCAACTGGAGAACCAAGTTTAGGTTAatgtttttgaggttttattttcaggCAACAGTTGGGATGAAAGAGAGACAGCAGAGTACTACAAACCCTCCTTGTACATAAAATATTAGGTTTCTAATTTCTAAGGATGAAGTTTCTTCTTTGCACTAGATTTTCAAGTTATTTTGTTACAGAGATATACTGCGTGGCTGACAGTGGCTGACAAATGTTAATGCTTCACTAAATGATGATTCTTCACTCTATTAATGAATCTGAAAAtgtgtggcagctgcaggaatttttaTCTAACAGCTTTAAAGGAGGTAACAACACCACCTGCCTTCTCACTTCAGTGATCTTCAGTTCTGTAAATTGTTACACCTAGAGAAGGTTATCCAAGAAGCCCCTAAAGTCATTCCAAAGTTCCTGCACTTTAAGAacaatttcagcagaaataccTCTGCCTCTCTTTTTGCAAAACGAAACTGGAACAAAAGATTAACAGCCCACGGAAATAGTTTTGCAATGCACCCAAAAAGAGAAGCTGTGTTACTATAATGTGCTAGCAACAGATAAATTCTCCCAAACTACTGAAGCAACAATGGATTTCCTTGTGTAGGGGAAGAGTGACTGTAGGACAGGTTTTCTCTGTCCTAGCAAAGttgttaaaataagaaatttagTAATTGTGGGAGGACAATGACCACAGTCATATGgcactgtgcagctgctggcctGACGCTGATCCTGTGATCTGCATTTAGGAAGATCAGCAGTTGCTCCACACTCCCAGCTGAAAGCAGGAGAACGTGCCTGGCCATCAGGCTGGGAAcccctgagcacagagctgctccagggctgggcagcactaCGGCTTTTCCAGCTCAGGTCACAGCTTCAACCCACAGCTGCTCCGGCCCAGGGAACACTCACCTCCGTGGGACATGACCATCTACAAAAACAGCTTCAAAAGCTTCCCCCccagtttgatttttctctttcctgactCTGGGCTTCCAATTTTTTATTCAAAGCGCAGTTCAACAGAATAATTCCTGTAAGACCTGCCCAGTCAAGCCTTTTTAGTGTTACTTATTTAAGGTCTCAGGTGTGTTACAGCATAACCTGAGAGGGAAGGATGTGGAGAACTGCAGGAGATCCTTACAAAGCACCcagagggctgggggcacagacCAGGTCTCTgggtaaaaataaattaaattcattacTTATGATACtttcaaatacataaataaaagaaTCAGCAAAAGCCACTTTCACAATGCAAGCCCAAACCTGGATTAAAACTGTCCCCTAAAGATTCTTAGTGATATTAGCAGGTTAATAGCCATTACTATCAAATGGTTTAGCACCAAAATTTTTTCAAGACTGTTGATCACTCAAATCACACTAACTGTATTAGTATCCCTCTTATTACCACTCTTTTATAATACTTCCATAGTATTTTGCTTcataaattaggaaaaaatataatgcaaagacattaaaaatgtcTGAGGTAGGAGAAGCAACCATCACCTTAACTGGAAAAAAGATTTGTCTGCCAGAGGCCACTATCAAACATGAAATCCCTTGGATGGTACTCAGGAATAGAACACTGATAAAAAGCCTCCACtttctgcccagctgtggctcaaAACCTCAATTTCTCCAGCAGGCACGGCCACTGTGTTTTCCTAAAAGTTCTTCCTAATGGAAAGggtaaatttttcatttccattttagcTGTTACTTAAAACCTTTCGTATCAGCCAGCACAACACAAGAGAATGCACTGTTGAAAGGCCAAGAAAGAAGTTAGAAAAGACTAATGGattatagaagaaaaaaatgtgggcagaaaaaaaaaaagataagaaagaAGCAAGAGAACAGGAAACTAGGAGAATAGGCAGATACAAAAATATGCAATGAAGATGCAGGggttttgtgcattttctggCTGGGGGGATGTTTTCCCCCAGTACAAGGACATTTGAAGTAAGTACAGGCTCTACAGAAACACACACCAGGACAAcagaaatttactttttccCACTGCCAAGGAACAGTTTTGTGGGAGATAATAATCTGTTCAAGTATTTCAGCAATTGTTGAGGGGAATTTTGCACTGGTTTTCGAAACCTGGGAAATGCAGACTCCTCAAACAATGTTTACATGGGGGAGAGTGCACACATACTTGTACAAAAATAGCTGGACAGCAGTTTGGCAGAATCTCAACTCCTTGAGCCCCATATGAAGGGATCTTACTCAGAGCATTTATCATAACTGCATGACAGCAGTCCAGGCCAGAATATCAGACCAGCAAGTTCTGAAGAGAATATCTTTATGCAAGAGCATCAAGTTTGATTTTCCTATATTCCCCTGAGTTTTGGTACAGATTAAGTCTTTAGCTGTCTTTTCAGAGGATCTAAACTGTCCAGCACTCATTTTGACAGatgcaaataaaatagaaaatagttGTATGAAGTGGAAATAATAACTTGCAATCTCCtaaattatattacattatGTTCCACTACAATGTGGGCATTGAGCTGGTTTTTTAACTCCTGGAGAATTTATATATTAAAGACAATTACTTTGTGTGTTATGAACACAAGAAATACATCAGGTCATAAAAACCATTAATCTACATTTATATAGACTTCTCTGCACTGTTCATTTCTTGCCTACAGCCATTTTCATAAGATTTAACTCCTCAATAAAAGCATTAATATATAGTTTAAAGGTTCCTGACTAAAAGCTGACATCTCAGAGACAGCCTAACACCAGCCAATAATGAACATCAGGATCTTTACCAGCTTTCTGCTATCGAGGAAGGGTCTTGGCTCCGAACAACAAGGACTGAACTGAAAGTTTGCAACAATTTGTACATGGAAGCAGAAGGTAATTCAGTTGGGCAGAAAGGAGGGTTCAGTCAGAATTCACTACAGCAAATAATAACCACAACTAGTATAATTCACAAAAAAACAGGGAACACCAAGGTAGAATAAGGGCTAGACATGCAATTGCCACCTATATGCAACAAAAGTAGAGTTTTATATTCTGTTTCTCTAAGTTTCCCATTACTTAAAGACACATGAAATTAGCCATCAAAACATTATAGATTGTACCCATCTGAATTTAAATTCATGAAACCTTTGTGCTGTTACAATTGGAGATGCACCTTTAAAAAGCTCAatttaatattcaaaaataCTGTGATAAGCATGTGATATCAAGTACACCACCAGCACTCAGAAATGCTTCTGCTGCACATCAGAAACCAGGAGATGTTTTCTTGCTCAGAATTCTGCAACTgggaaaatattactttaattCATCACAGATGGAGATTAGGAGAGCAGAACAGGGACCAGAAGCACTACAGGAACAGAGGGGTTGGAAGGATCACAGCTGGACAGGCAGCAGAGTGACACACAAAGTGACAGCAACTTGCAATATATCATCCACAAATggagggcagagagcaggaaggacAAACTTTAATCTAAAACCAAGCTCTCAGACACATTTTGCTGAACTGTAACTCCTACTCCCATTTCAATCAGATTATTTTTGAGGAGGATCCATAGGATCTCCAACTCTCTATGGTCTACTTGAACACAATGCTTTTGTCTCTGCTTATGAACAGACGAGACCAGAAAAATTATTGCCTAGATGGcaaaatatcccagaaaaaaaatacatctccCAAGATGTTGCTTCAAGCACAAATGTTATTTTACACACTAAACTTTGACACTACTTGCTCTCAGTAGTTCAGCCAGATCATTTCAAATCTGTCAGCAAAGCCATTTGCCCTtttactttataaaaaaattccattttctacTAATCCCTAAGGACACTGAAGTCTTATATATTCTTGGATACCAAACCATTTGTGCCCCTGCCAAAGTGAGTTGACCCCAAAAAACTATTTACAAATGGGGACATTTCAGTTCATTCACACCCTCAGGATAAATCTGGTTTACTCCTTCTACTCAAAATAATGCAGATACACACAAAATGCCATGACCTCACCTTCAGTATTTCAGGTTCTTTGATGTCTAGAGCTCCTGTATTCCATCgctttttcatgcttttatgCAATTTGAGATACTCATGAGTACGTGGAGTAAGAAGCCAAATCACACAGACAGCTACCATAAATCCAAGGGCCATTCCAAGTAAAAGTCCACTTAAATAGCCAGGGAGAGGGATAATAAGGTAAGCATAGACTAACAGTACTAGTAAGTATAAAGTTTTCACTGGTATTTGAGGCTGTTGCACATCCAGATTATTTTCATCTTCACTACTGAGCATAGTAACAGTTTCCTCCGTCACCTCTGGATCGACCACAGTTTCAGCAGGTTTATCagttttgctttcctcctctAGCAAGAAAAAGTCTTCAGAATACAGTTCACAAAActcctcatcctccctgctCACCAGTGCTGACAATGAACATTTTTCAAGTACGAGTGCAGGTTTTGACCCTACGTCCTTTGTGCTTGCAGACTGAGAGCTTTTGGTCTCCATCTCTTTTGCATGTTCTTCTGCCCCTCTCGACTGACCGCTCTTAGTCAGGTTAAAGTCACTCCCAGAGAAGTCCCCTTCCGAATCACACTCCTCTTCCTTAATGCTGTAGTTGTTATTGCTTTCCAAATGGCCATTCAAACTGGAAAGGTTTGAGAGTTCTGAAGCACTTGAAGATAAGGCTTTGGGCCTGTGGCTACTACTTTCATCACCCATTATTTTACTGAGCAGCTGAAGAGGCTCATAGATTACCTCAGAAAGGCGTCTTTTTGTATCTTCGATTTTAGCC contains:
- the TEX2 gene encoding testis-expressed sequence 2 protein; translated protein: MTSRNSSHAEKTGEMSSKQSTPKVQVQRSVSRETITIHFSAFGKEEEEEEEEFKEFLDEELDDQSIVTALEAKEDLCFEHTGHDLLGPATSLNMANSASPLSSSPAVLPTAETVKLLDSPSPSQIISAVPPVLSPSSHSCHIFDASGAAAPPVEQKSSLSSPSSSPSRSVACSSGSSTVSSSKPFKGLVKSFSTEVEPKEPTPPMRHRQLMKTLVKSLSTDTSKQESEAVSYRPPDSKLNLHLFKQFTQPRATGGDSKTAPSSPLTSPSDTRSFFKVPEMEAKIEDTKRRLSEVIYEPLQLLSKIMGDESSSHRPKALSSSASELSNLSSLNGHLESNNNYSIKEEECDSEGDFSGSDFNLTKSGQSRGAEEHAKEMETKSSQSASTKDVGSKPALVLEKCSLSALVSREDEEFCELYSEDFFLLEEESKTDKPAETVVDPEVTEETVTMLSSEDENNLDVQQPQIPVKTLYLLVLLVYAYLIIPLPGYLSGLLLGMALGFMVAVCVIWLLTPRTHEYLKLHKSMKKRWNTGALDIKEPEILKGWMNEIYNYDPETYHATLTHSVYVRLEGSTLRLSKPNKNISRRAVYNEPKPEVTYVSQKIYELTDSKISLVPKSLARKRIWNKKYPICIELAKQDDFMAKAQAEKETAEEKLPAEKVDSNSEESKKPQDGVKYTCQKDQVLYLFGRTGREKEEWFRRFLLASKLKSEAKKLPSLCGSKPGVLPAHSRADNQSGVLTHSRSSSKGNAEEITSQPKHKDLAGNMRQKMLLDYNIYMAKCVPQEKKSCSGSPVLSADSSPTAVKKLPDANEEAEEEEQEAWVNALLGRIFWDFLGEKYWSDLVSKKIQMKLSKIKLPYFMNELTLTELDMGIAVPKILQAFKPSVDHRGLWVDLEMSYNGSFLMTLETKMNLTKLGKEPLGEAFKVGDIGKEGFRPRAYCLADSDEESSSAGSSEEDDAPELAGEKQVTGGGEGYVVGHRTSKIMRIVDKITKSKYFQKATETEFIKKKIEEVSNTPLLLTVEVQECRGTLVINIPPPPTDRIWYGFRRPPYLELKARPKLGEREVTLVHVTDWIERKLEQEFQKIFVMPNMDDVYIPLMHSAMDPRSSTCPPQDLSTEASDQP